In one Epinephelus lanceolatus isolate andai-2023 chromosome 19, ASM4190304v1, whole genome shotgun sequence genomic region, the following are encoded:
- the ptges gene encoding prostaglandin E synthase, whose protein sequence is MAVMIRNEVFSCFVFYGVLLVIKMYVIAIITGQVRLRKKAFANPEDALRHGGLQFHREDPDVERCRRAHFNDMENILPFLFLGAIYSMTGPSLAVARLHFLVFFMGRVLHSIAYLLALRAPTRSLAYIVAQVPCFSMALQILTAVAAYA, encoded by the exons ATGGCAGTCATGATAAGAAATGAggttttctcctgttttgttttctacGGAGTGCTTCTGGTGATCAAAATGTACGTGATAGCGATAATAACGGGACAAGTAAGGCTGCGCAAAAAG GCATTTGCCAACCCTGAGGACGCACTGAGACACGGAGGTTTACAGTTCCACAGAGAGGATCCCGACGTGGAAAGATGCCGGAG agctcattttaatgacatgGAGAACATCCtccccttcctcttcctgggTGCTATCTACTCCATGACTGGACCCTCACTGGCTGTGGCCCGCCTTCACTTCCTTGTCTTCTTCATGGGTCGTGTGCTGCACAGCATCGCCTACCTGTTGGCCCTGCGAGCACCGACTCGCTCTCTGGCCTACATTGTCGCACAGGTACCTTGTTTCTCTATGGCTCTGCAGATCCTCACGGCGGTCGCAGCATATGCCTGA